In the Prochlorococcus marinus str. MIT 9312 genome, GCAAAGTGTTAACAGGAACACCATATGCAGGCTTAGATCAGATTAATGAAAATTGTAGTAGTGAAACTTCTGAAGATATGAAATCCCGAGCAACAGTTAATTCTGGAAATAATTCAAATGCCAGACTTACAGGTCAGCAACCGGGAATAGGCGGAGTAATGACAGGTGCTAAGAAAGGTGCTTGTAAGAATCTAACAGGAACTCCCTACGTTGGTGGAGATCAGTTCTCAAACGCTTGTGATAATCCTCCTCATGATACTGCGTATGCGAATCCGGAACAATCAGCAGGCAATTCTTGGAACGAATTCTCTGTTAAGTCACCTTCAAGAGAAAAATATTCCGAAAAAAATACACAAGGTGTTACCGGTAATGAATATGAAAATGGCTCAAAGATAACAGGACCTTTTGATATGGCAATAGATAAAGTTACTGGAACTGAAAAATTTAGATTCGAACCTAATAAAAATATTACTTATAAACAAAAAATGCAAATTGAAGAGGTAGATCGTGCTGCAAAGACCCCAGAAAAAAGAGTTGCATCTAGGATTACAGGGGAAGGACAATCCGTGGGAAACGTAACTGGCGATGATTGGGATCGCGGTGATAAGGTAACAGGAACAGAGGGAGCTTCTTCTAGAAAGAGAAATCCATCAAGAGCAGGAAACATGAGCGCAATGCCCCCTTTAGAAGTTAAAAGAAATGAGGAAACAGAAAAACCGGATTTCTTAATAACTGGATCTAGTGGTAATACTCGTGAAGGACAACTTGTTACCTTTTCAGGTGGTGCAAGAGGTTAAGTAAATAATGCCTTTAAGAGGACTGGCTAAAGCCAAGAACTTCACATTGGGGCCTACAGCTCCAATGAAAACTTTTACGGAAAATATTCATATACAAACTAAAGAATCAAATGATTTAAGAAATCCCGGAAAGTTTCATAAATTAACTAATAATGTTCAAAATGAAAACCTATTTAGCTATGAAAGCAGAATAAAAAGTGATTTTGACGAAATTGTTCCAACTCTTAAGGAAATTGCTCGTATACAACATCATGAAGATTTTATAAATAAGGCTCAGACAATATCAAGAAAAAATTTGGGAATAGATTTACCCCTTCATATATTAGATAAATCTTGGGTTAAACCTCTTGATATGAGAGCTTTATATGCATGGTGTGCTTTCAAACAACATGAGAAACTTAGTGATAATTTTTTTAATAATGACCCGCTTGAAGGTGCTGCTGGAAGTAGAGATGCGGAAGACTTTGAAAAATTTCTTTTAGATTGTGGAATACATTTACTTGATATAACTCCTTGTTCAGATGGGCGATTAGCTCATTCAGTCGCTTATGTAATGAGAATACCTTTTAGTTCAGTAAGAAGAAGATCCCACGCTGGAGCACTGTTTGATATTGAAAATACCGTAAATCGATGGGTAAAGACTGAACATAAAAGATATAGAGAGAATATTCCTAATGCAGCTCATAAAGATACCAGGTACTTAAAAGTTGTAACTTATCATTTTAGTTCAGTAGATCCTTTGCATCAGGGTTGCGCAGCTCATGGAAGTAATGTCGGGTTAGCTGCAGGAGAAGGTAGAAATAAACTATATGCTTTCAAAGAGGCTGTAGAGAATAGCTTTTGCTGCGGTGCCTCCGTGGATTTAATGTTAATTGGACTTGATACAGACACTGATTCATTAAAAATACATTTGTCAACTAGCGATGGCAATATAGATTTAGAAAAAACTATTTCTACATTAGAAATTTATAATTCAACAATAAATTTTTCAAAAGAGGATGCAGAAAGAGAAATTTGTCAAACAATTTCAAAGCATTCTTCAAAAGATAAACTCAATGGGCTGGAAAAATTTATGTATAAATTAATTGTCAATAATATTTCTCAAATTGATTATGTTAAGAGTTTTCATAATGGTTCTTATGTAGATATTGGTCATGCAGAGAGGTTTATTGGAGTTGGTATAGGTTTTAAAGAAGTACATCTCAGAAATTTAACTTATTTTGCTCACTTAGATACAGTCGAAGAAGGGGCGCCAGATTTGGATGTAGGAGTGAAGATTTTTACTGGATTAAATGTTTCTCAAGATCTACCTATTCCAGTAGTTATAAGATTTGATTACTCTGGCAAAGTACCTGGAGCAAAAGAGAGGGCAATAAAAGATTGTGAAAGAGTTAATAATGCGATATCAATTAGATATAAAAATTTAGTTGATCAAGGTTTGTTACATACTTGCTCTACTATTAGAGATAGGGACAACATTCATTCCGCCCAACTTATTGGAATGTCTTTAGATAAAAAAACAGAGGAGGCTCACTAGTTATGTTAATTTGCAAGGTTGTAAAACCACTTGTATCTACCAATAGGATTCCTGGTTTTGAACATAAACATCTACAGGTTGTATTGGATGGCTCTTCAAGTAAGGTCGCAGTAGATGCTGTTGGCTGTAAGCCCGGAGATTGGGTTATTTGTGTTGGAAGTTCTGCTGCTAGGGAAGCTGCAGGAAGCAAATCTTA is a window encoding:
- a CDS encoding carboxysome shell carbonic anhydrase, giving the protein MPLRGLAKAKNFTLGPTAPMKTFTENIHIQTKESNDLRNPGKFHKLTNNVQNENLFSYESRIKSDFDEIVPTLKEIARIQHHEDFINKAQTISRKNLGIDLPLHILDKSWVKPLDMRALYAWCAFKQHEKLSDNFFNNDPLEGAAGSRDAEDFEKFLLDCGIHLLDITPCSDGRLAHSVAYVMRIPFSSVRRRSHAGALFDIENTVNRWVKTEHKRYRENIPNAAHKDTRYLKVVTYHFSSVDPLHQGCAAHGSNVGLAAGEGRNKLYAFKEAVENSFCCGASVDLMLIGLDTDTDSLKIHLSTSDGNIDLEKTISTLEIYNSTINFSKEDAEREICQTISKHSSKDKLNGLEKFMYKLIVNNISQIDYVKSFHNGSYVDIGHAERFIGVGIGFKEVHLRNLTYFAHLDTVEEGAPDLDVGVKIFTGLNVSQDLPIPVVIRFDYSGKVPGAKERAIKDCERVNNAISIRYKNLVDQGLLHTCSTIRDRDNIHSAQLIGMSLDKKTEEAH
- a CDS encoding carboxysome peptide A, which translates into the protein MLICKVVKPLVSTNRIPGFEHKHLQVVLDGSSSKVAVDAVGCKPGDWVICVGSSAAREAAGSKSYPSDLTIVGIIDHWDTEKA